The region TCTTCGCGTTGCATCGAATTAAACCACATGCTCCACCGCTTGTGCGGGCCCCCGTCAATTCATTTGAGTTTTAACCTTGCGGCCGTACTCCCCAGGCGGTCAACTTAGCGCGTTAGCTACGCTACTCACGTTTCAAGAACACAAACAGCTAGTTGACATCGTTTACGGCGTGGACTACCAGGGTATCTAATCCTGTTCGCTCCCCACGCTTTCGTGCCTCAGCGTCAGTATCTGTCCAGGTGGCCGCCTTCGCCACTGATGTTCCTTCCAATCTCTACGCATTTCACCGCTACACTGGAAATTCCACCACCCTCTACAGTACTCTAGTCAAACAGTTCCAAATGCAGTTCCGAGGTTAAGCCCCGGGATTTCACATCTGGCTTATCAAACCGCCTACGCACGCTTTACGCCCAGTAATTCCGATTAACGCTCGCACCCTCCGTATTACCGCGGCTGCTGGCACGGAGTTAGCCGGTGCTTCTTCTGTCGCTAACGTCACAGCTAGCAGATATTACCTACTAACCTTTCCTCACGACTGAAAGTGCTTTACAACCCTAAGGCCTTCTTCACACACGCGGCATGGCTGCATCAGGGTTTCCCCCATTGTGCAATATTCCCCACTGCTGCCTCCCGTAGGAGTCTGGGCCGTGTCTCAGTCCCAGTGTGGCTGATCATCCTCTCAAACCAGCTAGAGATCGTCGCCATGGTAGGCCATTACCCCACCATCTAGCTAATCTCACTTGGGCTAATCTTTTGGCACGAGGTTCCGAAGAATCCCCCGCTTTGGTACTTCTCTTACGAAAAGCACATTATGCGGTATTAGCAGTCGTTTCCAACTGTTGTCCCCCACCAAAAGGCATATTCCCAAGCATTACTCACCCGTCCGCCGCTCGACGCCAAAGGAGCAAGCTCCTCTTCGTTTCCGCTCGACTTGCATGTGTTAAGCCTGCCGCCAGCGTTCAATCTGAGCCATGATCAAACTCTTCAATTAAAATCGTTTGTGAAGACACTTTCCTAAGAAAGGCTTCGGCTCAATGAATTCTGTACAAATAAAACTTATAAAAAAGTAGTTTTTGCATGAGTTCACTGAGTTAATTTTTGCAAGCTCGAAACTTGCTTATTTGTAAAATCAACATCATGTGAATGCTCACACAAATTGCATGATAACTAATTGTTAAAGATGCCTACACGAAGTAGGTATACCGAACCGCTCCTCTTAAAACATTAAGGGATGAACGTTTTGTTCGGTGCGAGTTAACAATCGCATTCGTTGTTAAACCGCTTACTCTCTCGTTGAGAGCGGATGCGCATTTTACGCTTCCTAGTTTTGATGTCAACAACTTTTTGAAAAAATCTTACTTGTTTTTAAGTGAGCCATTTTTCTAAGTTATCTGACCCGTTTATTTAGTACATTCACTAACTAAACTTATCAAAACTGAGCTTTCGTCGTCCTGACTCGCTCTAATAAGTATTTCCTATACAAAACATCAACGGGCTGCCCCGTGGAAGTGGATGCGCATTTTAGAGATTTTTAGCTGGGCGTCAACACCTTTTTGAAAGTTTTTTGATATTTTTATTAATTCGATTCATTCTTGCGCAAGCCGCTTACTTATCAAACAAAACCCCTGATAAGCCAGTAGATATAAATACTAAAAAAGCCGTATTAGCTTATTTTAAGGCTAATACGGCTTATCAATAAGAAGGTATTAATAATTAGTAATAGGTGACGTCTTTAATTTCTTGTTTTCTCGCCGACGCAATATAAATATCGTAAACATCTTTAAAGTCGATACTTAGCTCAGTTGCATAGGTATCACCAACGGGGTAACTCTTCACGACTTTTGCCCCTCGAATAACACCGTGAACTGACGCTTTGAGTTGATGATTTTCGATGAGTAAGTCGCCCATGGTCATATTAGAGGCAACTTGTTGACCATATACCTGTTCAGCCAATTCCGCATAGGCGGCAAGTTTTGAAGCTTTAATGGCCATTAACATACGTTGCGTTTCATGCGTCGATTTTTGCAAACTAATTGGCGCATAACCCACTGCAGTGACAACAGGAAACACTTCTGGCTTAACTGGTTGCCATTGCACGTGCTTGTCATAAATAGATGTGCAAGCTGACAAACAAATGACAGCAATGACTGAGGTGACAATATTGACGATTTTCATAAGCTACCTACAACTCACTATTGCTGTATACGAACCGCACGAGCTTCTTCAGCCAAGTTTTCACTGGTGCGAATAATCATACCGTCTTTAAGTCGAACGTTTTCATCACGGTAGACTTCATCACCAATCACCCATTTTGGGATAAATGATTGTGCACTGGCGACAACGACACGAGACTGCATACCTATCATACGAGCATTCACTAATATGCCAGTTTCTTGCTCCATCATGGTTCCGGTGACGACATAGTCAATAATTTGTCGCTCAGGCAGCTCTTTCCAATCGCGACTAAAGACGTAATCGCCATCTTTCGTTACGCGAATATGACCTGTTGTCTTGTAGTCAATGACCACCATGCCGTGACGCTGCAATTCGTGAACAAAGTTTTCCGATAGCTGATTACCTAACCAATTTGTTGACTCAAGATCTTCTAAGTTAACAAACGACGTAACTGCTATGGGTGTTTTCGGAGAAACAAATGAACTATGCTCCAGCATTTGATATGCCAGCCCTCTTACCACATCGTTAATGGCGTGCTTAGGCAGATCGAAACTGTCTATCTCATCCATTTTCTGATGGCTGACACTGTAAAAATCTTGCTCACTATTCATTGAGCACGAGGCCAGTAAAGGAATACAGGCTGCTAATAGCCAATTTTTCATTGAGACACCTCAATTATTACTACAAGTTTAACGTTGACTTCTTGGCTTAGGAATATGCACGAAGTGCGCCAACTATTCTTACCATTAAGTATTATTGATTAAAGAGGCATAATTCATGCTTATCCATTTTAAAATGTATGCTTTTATTTAAATACCGCCTAAAAACTGGCACAGGCAAACTAAAAGCTGCAAATACTTTTTACTTGATTAACTATTAGCTCACACTATTTTGTGAATGTGAGCAAAGATCAGTTGGATTACTCGTTATGCGCATTTTAGCACTATTCACCTTACTTTTAACGTCAGCCATCAGCAGTGCTCAGTGGTACGAATCACAAGGCACGGCTTATATAGTCAATAATGATCGTGACAGCGCTCGTTCAGAAGCCATGGAAAATGCTTTAAAAAAAGCTTTGCTGGTTGCCGGCGCATCGGTGAGTAGCGCACAACAAGTTGTTAATGGTTTACTGACCCAAGATGAGCTAAACATTCGCGCCAGTGGCACCGTCAATTCCATTGAGTTAGTAGAGGAGAGCTACCAAAATGATATGCTCAAAGTGACGATTCGCGCTGATATATTTCCACAAGAGCAACAATGTTTTGCCGCCGACTTCAAAAAGTCTATGCTAGTGACCAAAGCCCAATTGCTTCATCGTGAACAAGCAAATGTCGGCCAAATATATGACTTAGATAAAAAATTAGTCGCTCGTTTTGCCGATAAGCTTCGCCAGCAAGGGCAATACATAGATATCAAGTTGGCACATAAAAGCAGTATTCCATTTAGTCGCTACAATCGCAGTTTTGACCAAGAGAAAATTAAATACTTAGCCGTTGAACTTGGTCAACGCTTTGACACTCAGTTTGTACTTTTTACCGAAGTTAGCGATGTATCTTTTGGCCAGCAAGTGTTAAACCAATGGCAGTTCTGGCAAGAAGATAATTTTGACCGCCACTTTGACACAGCCTTCTACATCTACAGTACCGACAATGGTGAGCTACTTTGGGATAGCCACTACCAAAACAAAGCACCTTGGACATTCGGTAAGCGTAATATTATTGACCTAAGCAGCCAAAACTTTTGGCAAAGCGCTTATGGCAGAATGATAGATCGGACACTAGACGATGCTTTACTCGATATTGATGAAAGCTTAATGTGCCAACAAACACGTGCGCGTATCGTCAAAGTGCAAGGCAATGAAGTTATCGTGAACGTAGGGAAACGCCAGGGCGTTAAATTAGGCGATGAATTCTCATTACTTCATCTCAATAGCTTCACCAGTGATCAAGGAAAGATGTATTCAGGCTATAACGTCAGTAGCCATATGGTGAAGGTTAGTGAAGTATTTCAAGACAGCGCTGTCGCTGTTGCCACAAATCAAAACCTGCTGAGTAATATTCAAATTAACGATTTAGCCGTTAAACGTGAGCAATAGTAACGGTTTTATAAATTTGCGTTTTACTGTTCACCAAGCATTGTAAACTATTGATAAACAGTTTAAATTCAACTGAGCTGTCTCTGTAGCTCAGTTGGATAGAGCATTCGCCTCCTAAGCGAAGGGTCGCAGGTTCGACTCCTGCCAGAGACGCCATCCTTTCCACTCTCAATTAAAACCCAGTTTTTTTGATCTACACCATGTGGCTATAACTTGTCACTAATACTCTGTATCCAGCCGACATAAACAGCCTAATTTTCGTTTGAGAAAATCAATAAAGGCCATCAATAACAAGTATTAGGCACGAAAATAAAGTAAAAGATTTAACACTGTTTTGCATACCTCAGCATAAAACCAAGCCCTTACCATAATCATTAGTTTTTCTAATGACCAACCAGCAATTTTATTTGTTTGTTTAATCACCATTTGATCTAGATAATGCGCGTCGAATTTAGCCACTAAGACAATAGAAAGTGGCAACGACTAGTAACCTGACGATTATTAACCTTAAACTATTAACCTAACGATGGAGTAACACACACTAATGAACCCGCTATTCTTTGACGCACTAAGCTGGATTGGGCTGGCCTTATGTATCGGTGCTTTTTTTATCAAAGATATACTAATGCTAAGACTGGCGACCTTGGTTGGGTGTGTGTTGATGGGCGTATATTACACGCATATAGATGTAGCACAGGGTATGGTATCAAACGTTGTTATCGTTGCGATTAATGCCTTTTACTTATTAAAGCGTAACGAACGTAACAACAAAGTTGCCCCCCCGTTAGAGTGTTCAAGTAGCTAAGCTGTCTCAAGGCAGCTCAACTAAAGCGCAACATCACCAAAAATTAAAAAGCCCCAAAAATTGGGGCTTTTTAATGTAACAATCGACTACTCATTCTGATTGTTCTATCACGACTTCCGTATCATCGGCAACCGATGAGTTACTTAGCACTGCCGACACTGCCAACACAAAAACAGCAGCAATAACAGTAGTAAGTTTAAATCCTTTAGAGCTTGGTTTATTCATACGCAAACCTACTTACTAAGTTGTTTATTATTGTTATTACTTAATAACCCTAAAAACTTATCTGAATATAATCGACATTTCAATCATTTATTTGCACACTGCAAATTAGTAGCCTCTATTTACATCGACTTGATTATTTAATGCCTTGCCAAGTGTGAATCGCCGATAATTTTCAGCAATTTGTTGAACAACTTCACCTTGGTCAGTAATAGCGGATATATGTGGTGTAATCGTTAGTTGAGGAAGCTGCCAAAAAGGATGATGCTCAGGTAAAGGCTCTTGTTTAAAGACATCAAGCGCAGCGCCTGCGATGTCAGCACTGTTTAGTGCATTAATCAGCGCCTGTTCGTCAACGGTATTTCCTCGACCAACATTGATAAAGTAGCCTTGCTCTGGCATGGCAGTGAACAACGCCTCGCCAATGACATCATTCGTTTGCGTGGTTGCCGGCAGCACTGAAATGACAACATCGGCATTTTTTACGCTGTCAATTAACTGCTCCATGCCAACATAGCTTGTGCAGATATAGTCAGCCTCCTTGAGCGACTGACTCCAAGTGCTGACTTGATAGCCGTTAAGGTGAAGTTTACGAGCAACTGCTAAACCAATTTCACCTGCGCCTAATATCGTCACATGGTTACCCACGTTTCGGCGTTTGAATATCCATTGTCCTTCTTGCTGAGCTCGCCAGTAGGTTTGCATATTGCGCTGATGATTCAATATTGTCGCTAATACATAGTCTGCCATTTGTGCCGACAAACTCGGATCGACGATTCTGGTAATATTGAGCACGCTTGGACGGTTCATGTCGTAAACTAGGCCATCCACCCCTGCCCCCAGAGAAGAGACTACCTGTAGATGAGGAAGGTGTGACCAAAGTTCACTTGGTTGCTGCCAGCAAACTGCAAACTTAACATCAGCGCCAGCCTCATACTCATGCCAATTTCTAACCTCAACATTGGGTAGTTGTGTTTTCAAGGCATTGATCAATGTTTTGGCACTACGGTTTGAAATAGCAATTGCTATAGACATTCTTGTTTCTGCCCCCTATGTTTCAATCATGTGATTTTAACGCTATCGCTTACGTATTCTTCAATTTACGACAACGGTTTCTCTTTCAAAAGTTGTTACTTTGCCAATGTCACTTGCTCAATATACCAGTTTATTCGGTTTTAACCTGCTAAGCCCCGTATTATTAGCAGCTAAAATTCAGCGCTATGGCTAACAGTAAGCAGCCTGATTGCCCATAAAAGTCAAAAGCTTGCATTACAGCTGCTTAGTCAAATTTTAGCGGTTGTGTTTCAGATCATATTTTATCTCGAAAAATTATGAGAATTGCCCGAAATTCATTTGCAGTGGCGATGATGCTGAGCGAGAATACTGCTCACTTCAAGCAATTCGAATTTTCAAGAAATTAAGTAGGAGCATATATGCCATCGCGTCAACAACTGGCCAATGCAATTCGTGCGTTAAGTATGGATGCCGTTCAAAAAGCTAAATCAGGACATCCAGGTGCCCCAATGGGTATGGCGGATATCGCAGAGGTTCTCTGGCGTGATTTTCTAAAGCACAACCCAGCCGATCCTAACTGGGCTGATCGTGACCGTTTCGTGTTATCAAACGGCCATGGCTCTATGCTTATTTACTCACTATTGCATTTAACTGGCTATGACTTACCCATGTCAGAGCTAGAAAACTTTCGCCAGCTTCATTCAAAAACACCAGGTCATCCTGAATACGGTTACACGCCGGGCGTTGAAACAACTACAGGCCCATTAGGCGCAGGTATTTCAAATGCAGTCGGTATGGCTATTGCGGAAAAAACCCTAGCCGCACAATTTAACCGCGAAGATCACGATATTGTTGATCACTTCACCTACTGTTTCTTGGGTGATGGCTGTTTGATGGAAGGTATTTCTCACGAGGCCTGTTCATTAGCCGGTACCTTAGGTTTAGGCAAGCTAATTGCATTTTGGGATGACAACGGTATTTCTATTGATGGTCATGTTGATGGCTGGTTCACGGAAGACATTCCTGCTCGTTTTGAGTCATACGGCTGGCACGTAATTCGCGATGTTGATGGTCACGACTCTGTAGCTGTAGCTAACGCGATTGAAGCGGCGCAAGCTGAAACGGACAAGCCAACTATGATTTGTTGTAAAACCATTATCGGTTTTGGCTCACCCAATAAATCAGGTAGCCACGACTGTCACGGTGCCCCACTAGGTGATGATGAAATTGCCGCTGCACGTGAATTCTTAAACTGGCCACATGCGCCGTTTGAAATTCCAGAAAATATTGCTGACGCTTGGAACCAAACGGAAAAAGGTACGGGTGCACAAGCAAGCTGGAATGACAAATTTGCCGCTTACCAAGCAGCACACCCTGAATTAGCAGCAGAATACGAGCGCCGTGTATTAAAAGGTGAACTACCTGCTGAGTTTGAAGAAAAAGCCAACGCCTTTATCCAAGA is a window of Thalassotalea euphylliae DNA encoding:
- a CDS encoding LPP20 family lipoprotein, yielding MKIVNIVTSVIAVICLSACTSIYDKHVQWQPVKPEVFPVVTAVGYAPISLQKSTHETQRMLMAIKASKLAAYAELAEQVYGQQVASNMTMGDLLIENHQLKASVHGVIRGAKVVKSYPVGDTYATELSIDFKDVYDIYIASARKQEIKDVTYY
- a CDS encoding FlgO family outer membrane protein — encoded protein: MKNWLLAACIPLLASCSMNSEQDFYSVSHQKMDEIDSFDLPKHAINDVVRGLAYQMLEHSSFVSPKTPIAVTSFVNLEDLESTNWLGNQLSENFVHELQRHGMVVIDYKTTGHIRVTKDGDYVFSRDWKELPERQIIDYVVTGTMMEQETGILVNARMIGMQSRVVVASAQSFIPKWVIGDEVYRDENVRLKDGMIIRTSENLAEEARAVRIQQ
- a CDS encoding flagella assembly protein FlgT is translated as MRILALFTLLLTSAISSAQWYESQGTAYIVNNDRDSARSEAMENALKKALLVAGASVSSAQQVVNGLLTQDELNIRASGTVNSIELVEESYQNDMLKVTIRADIFPQEQQCFAADFKKSMLVTKAQLLHREQANVGQIYDLDKKLVARFADKLRQQGQYIDIKLAHKSSIPFSRYNRSFDQEKIKYLAVELGQRFDTQFVLFTEVSDVSFGQQVLNQWQFWQEDNFDRHFDTAFYIYSTDNGELLWDSHYQNKAPWTFGKRNIIDLSSQNFWQSAYGRMIDRTLDDALLDIDESLMCQQTRARIVKVQGNEVIVNVGKRQGVKLGDEFSLLHLNSFTSDQGKMYSGYNVSSHMVKVSEVFQDSAVAVATNQNLLSNIQINDLAVKREQ
- a CDS encoding 2-hydroxyacid dehydrogenase, with translation MSIAIAISNRSAKTLINALKTQLPNVEVRNWHEYEAGADVKFAVCWQQPSELWSHLPHLQVVSSLGAGVDGLVYDMNRPSVLNITRIVDPSLSAQMADYVLATILNHQRNMQTYWRAQQEGQWIFKRRNVGNHVTILGAGEIGLAVARKLHLNGYQVSTWSQSLKEADYICTSYVGMEQLIDSVKNADVVISVLPATTQTNDVIGEALFTAMPEQGYFINVGRGNTVDEQALINALNSADIAGAALDVFKQEPLPEHHPFWQLPQLTITPHISAITDQGEVVQQIAENYRRFTLGKALNNQVDVNRGY
- the tkt gene encoding transketolase; the encoded protein is MPSRQQLANAIRALSMDAVQKAKSGHPGAPMGMADIAEVLWRDFLKHNPADPNWADRDRFVLSNGHGSMLIYSLLHLTGYDLPMSELENFRQLHSKTPGHPEYGYTPGVETTTGPLGAGISNAVGMAIAEKTLAAQFNREDHDIVDHFTYCFLGDGCLMEGISHEACSLAGTLGLGKLIAFWDDNGISIDGHVDGWFTEDIPARFESYGWHVIRDVDGHDSVAVANAIEAAQAETDKPTMICCKTIIGFGSPNKSGSHDCHGAPLGDDEIAAAREFLNWPHAPFEIPENIADAWNQTEKGTGAQASWNDKFAAYQAAHPELAAEYERRVLKGELPAEFEEKANAFIQECQEKSENIASRKASQNAIEAFGALLPELIGGSADLAGSNLTLWSGSKGIQDDPAGNYIFYGVREFGMSGIMNGISLHGGFINYGATFMMFMEYARNAVRMSALMGIQNIFVYTHDSIGQGEDGPTHQPIEQLTNLRTTPNMVTWRPADATEAATAWKHAVIRQDGPTSLVFSRQGLPALARSASQVADIERGGYILKDSVGVPEAILIATGSEVSLAMAAADQLGENVRVVSMPSTNVFDAQDSDYKESVLPSAVTKRVAIEAAHTDFWYKYVGFAGGVVGMTTFGESAPGGDLFKHFGFTVENVVNTVNSL